A window of uncultured Fusobacterium sp. contains these coding sequences:
- a CDS encoding DNA polymerase III subunit alpha — protein sequence MIKNFVHLHLHTEYSLLDGVGKIDEYLDRAKELGMQALAITDHGNLFGVLEFYKKARKKGIKPIIGMEAYVCEKNMEDREGRNFHLILLAKNNIGYKNLLKISSESFIRGFYYKPRVDKKYLKEHSEGIIALSACMQGEISRRIIDGESEENVSKALEEYVDIFGKDNFYIEVQANGIKEQIGLNEKLYDLAKKHSLKLVATNDTHYVNEGEHTLQDILICVQTGAKLSDENRMRIETEELFLKSREQVLEQLGEKYREAVDNTISIAEKCNVEIEFGHFKFPDYKIPTCVKSIEAFLRKLVYIGLSKRYPHGLTKSVVERVEYELRIIEKMGYAGYFVVVWDFIDFARRKNIPIGPGRGSAAGSLIAYALGITQLDPLKYNLIFERFLNPERISMPDIDIDICQERRQEVIDYVIEKYGADKVAQIITFGTLKARAAIRDVGRVLNIPLGKIDNIAKLIPFNASIKQTLEGVEEFRKLYLEDRDLQRVIDISVRIENKVRHASVHAAGIVITKDPLTETVPLYCDTKNKVVSTQYQMKELEELGLLKMDFLGLRNLTNLQRTIDYIKEDLGEEIKLDEIPLNSKKVYELLSRGDTSGVFQMESVGIRKILVKLKPDKFEDIIALLALYRPGPLGSGMVDDFINGKNGLVEIKYPHPSLEQTLKETYGVILYQEQVMKIASIMAGYSLGEADLLRRAMGKKNVQIMEENREKFISRSVANGYTEEKAIEMFELIDKFAGYGFNKSHSAAYALIAYWTAYFKAHYMKHYYAALMTSEMAHIEDIAYYVEDAKMHNLKLHLPDVNRASSKFIVDKEGIVFSLAAIKNVGEGISEKILEEYKENGEYKNLEDFVLRTKKYGLNKKALESLILAGALDSLPGNRKEKFEGIDKIIDYSNRKLKEDDIQQMNLFGEAKSTLGSFSLPQLPEFSLDEILEREKEYLGFYFSAHPLDNYRRMIKIFRLSSINELKEEKTTQIFKTCGILRDVKKIVTKNSGQIMGVFQLEDYYDKISCVLFPQDYEKCAHILLEGRAVYIEGSIQKDYFKGNESKKLIVRKLKFLDDIVREKKLRLYILMTEEDREKFSRLKEILNSSTGDTPVFFAIKSSTQKEVKKSKYSITPSKIFLDEIVNLMGEDKVTIK from the coding sequence ATGATAAAAAATTTTGTGCATTTACATCTTCATACAGAGTATAGCCTCCTTGATGGAGTAGGAAAGATTGATGAATATTTAGATAGAGCTAAAGAATTGGGTATGCAAGCTTTAGCAATAACTGATCATGGAAATCTTTTTGGGGTATTAGAATTTTATAAAAAAGCAAGAAAAAAAGGAATAAAACCAATAATTGGGATGGAAGCTTATGTCTGTGAAAAGAATATGGAAGACAGAGAGGGAAGAAATTTTCATCTCATCCTTTTAGCTAAAAATAACATTGGTTATAAAAATCTTTTAAAAATAAGTTCTGAAAGTTTTATAAGAGGATTTTATTATAAACCAAGAGTAGATAAAAAATATTTAAAAGAGCACAGTGAGGGAATTATAGCTCTTTCTGCTTGTATGCAGGGGGAGATTTCAAGAAGAATTATAGATGGGGAATCAGAAGAAAATGTAAGTAAAGCTTTAGAAGAGTATGTAGATATATTTGGAAAGGATAATTTTTATATTGAAGTTCAAGCAAATGGAATAAAAGAACAGATAGGACTTAATGAAAAATTATATGATTTAGCAAAAAAGCATTCTTTAAAATTAGTGGCAACTAATGATACTCACTATGTAAATGAGGGAGAACATACATTACAAGATATTCTAATATGTGTTCAAACAGGAGCTAAACTTTCTGATGAAAATAGAATGAGAATAGAAACAGAAGAGTTATTTTTAAAAAGTAGAGAACAGGTATTGGAACAACTTGGAGAAAAGTATCGAGAAGCAGTAGACAATACAATAAGTATTGCAGAAAAATGTAATGTAGAGATAGAATTTGGACATTTTAAGTTTCCTGATTATAAGATACCAACTTGTGTAAAAAGTATAGAAGCTTTTTTAAGGAAACTTGTATATATTGGATTATCTAAAAGATATCCTCATGGATTGACTAAAAGTGTAGTTGAAAGAGTAGAATATGAATTAAGAATAATAGAAAAAATGGGATATGCTGGATATTTTGTTGTTGTATGGGATTTTATAGACTTTGCTAGGAGAAAAAATATTCCAATAGGACCAGGAAGAGGATCAGCAGCAGGATCTTTAATAGCTTATGCACTAGGAATAACTCAATTAGACCCATTAAAGTATAATCTTATTTTTGAAAGATTTTTAAATCCAGAAAGAATATCAATGCCAGATATTGATATAGACATATGTCAAGAAAGAAGGCAAGAGGTAATAGATTATGTAATTGAAAAATATGGAGCTGATAAGGTAGCACAAATTATTACCTTTGGAACATTAAAGGCAAGAGCTGCTATTCGTGATGTAGGAAGAGTTTTAAATATTCCTCTAGGGAAAATAGATAATATAGCTAAGTTAATTCCTTTTAATGCAAGTATAAAGCAAACTCTTGAGGGAGTTGAAGAGTTTAGAAAGTTATATTTAGAAGATAGAGATTTACAAAGAGTAATTGATATATCAGTAAGAATTGAAAATAAGGTAAGACATGCTTCAGTTCATGCTGCTGGAATTGTTATTACAAAAGATCCTTTAACTGAAACAGTACCACTTTATTGTGATACAAAAAATAAGGTAGTTTCAACTCAATATCAAATGAAGGAGTTAGAGGAATTAGGTCTTTTGAAAATGGACTTCTTAGGACTTAGAAATTTGACAAATTTACAGAGAACCATTGATTATATAAAAGAGGATTTAGGAGAAGAGATAAAACTAGATGAAATTCCATTAAATTCTAAAAAAGTATATGAGTTACTATCACGAGGAGACACATCTGGTGTTTTCCAAATGGAATCAGTAGGAATAAGAAAGATATTAGTAAAACTTAAACCAGATAAATTTGAAGATATAATAGCTTTATTGGCTTTATATAGACCTGGACCTTTAGGTTCTGGAATGGTAGATGATTTTATAAATGGAAAAAATGGATTAGTTGAGATAAAATATCCTCACCCATCTTTAGAACAAACTTTAAAAGAAACATATGGAGTTATACTTTATCAAGAGCAAGTAATGAAAATAGCTAGTATAATGGCAGGTTATTCATTGGGAGAAGCAGATTTATTAAGAAGAGCTATGGGAAAGAAAAATGTTCAAATCATGGAGGAGAACAGAGAGAAATTTATAAGTCGTTCTGTTGCTAATGGTTATACAGAGGAAAAAGCTATTGAGATGTTTGAACTAATAGATAAATTTGCTGGGTATGGTTTTAATAAATCCCATTCAGCTGCTTATGCTCTTATAGCTTATTGGACTGCATATTTTAAAGCTCATTATATGAAACACTATTATGCAGCTTTAATGACTTCGGAGATGGCTCATATTGAGGATATAGCTTATTATGTAGAAGATGCTAAAATGCATAATTTAAAACTACATCTTCCAGATGTTAATAGAGCTAGTTCAAAATTTATAGTGGATAAAGAAGGGATAGTTTTCTCTCTAGCTGCTATAAAAAATGTTGGAGAGGGAATTTCAGAAAAAATATTAGAAGAGTATAAAGAAAATGGAGAGTATAAAAATTTAGAAGATTTTGTATTGAGAACTAAAAAGTATGGTTTAAATAAAAAAGCATTGGAATCTTTAATTTTAGCTGGAGCTTTAGATAGTTTACCAGGAAATAGAAAAGAGAAATTTGAAGGAATAGATAAAATAATAGATTATTCAAACAGAAAATTAAAAGAGGATGATATTCAACAAATGAATCTTTTTGGAGAAGCAAAATCTACTTTAGGAAGTTTTAGTTTACCACAGCTTCCAGAATTTTCTTTAGATGAGATTTTAGAAAGAGAAAAGGAGTATTTAGGTTTTTATTTTAGTGCTCATCCATTAGATAATTATAGAAGAATGATAAAAATATTTAGATTATCATCAATTAATGAGTTAAAAGAGGAAAAAACTACACAAATTTTTAAAACTTGTGGTATACTAAGAGATGTAAAAAAAATTGTCACTAAAAATTCTGGACAAATAATGGGAGTATTTCAATTAGAAGATTATTATGATAAGATATCTTGTGTTTTGTTTCCTCAAGATTATGAAAAATGTGCTCATATTCTTTTAGAAGGAAGGGCTGTATATATAGAGGGAAGTATACAAAAAGATTATTTCAAGGGAAATGAGAGCAAAAAATTAATAGTTAGAAAATTGAAATTTCTAGATGATATTGTAAGAGAGAAAAAATTGAGATTGTATATTTTGATGACAGAGGAAGATAGAGAAAAGTTTAGTAGATTAAAGGAAATTTTAAATAGTTCAACAGGGGATACTCCAGTATTTTTTGCTATAAAAAGTAGTACTCAAAAAGAGGTAAAAAAAAGTAAATACTCTATCACTCCAAGTAAAATTTTTCTTGATGAAATTGTGAATTTAATGGGGGAAGATAAAGTAACAATAAAATAA
- a CDS encoding biotin/lipoyl-containing protein, with protein sequence MKGDMNTIEELMKILQEKKLTEISLETSEIKINIKGSLIPEEKVKTTPKKDVKKVEEKKNISNCKDIVSEHIGRFNYLKKDGTPKLTVGQEIKEGQELGDVVAVGVALPIVAKFSGVIEEIYVKSGDPVDYGRPLIKVKIS encoded by the coding sequence ATGAAAGGTGATATGAATACAATAGAAGAATTGATGAAAATTCTTCAAGAAAAGAAACTTACAGAAATATCATTAGAAACATCTGAGATAAAAATAAATATAAAGGGTTCTTTAATACCAGAAGAAAAAGTAAAAACTACACCAAAAAAAGATGTAAAAAAAGTTGAAGAAAAGAAAAATATAAGTAATTGTAAAGATATAGTTTCTGAACATATAGGAAGATTTAATTATCTAAAAAAAGATGGAACTCCTAAATTAACTGTAGGACAAGAGATAAAAGAGGGACAAGAGTTAGGAGATGTAGTAGCAGTTGGAGTAGCTCTTCCTATTGTTGCAAAATTTTCAGGAGTAATAGAAGAGATATATGTAAAAAGTGGTGATCCAGTAGATTATGGAAGACCATTAATAAAAGTTAAGATTTCATAA
- the accC gene encoding acetyl-CoA carboxylase biotin carboxylase subunit produces MFKKILIANRGEIAVRIIRAARELGIKTVAVYSEADKESLHVRLADEAVCIGGVSSTESYLKVPNIIAAAEITGADAIHPGYGFLSENAKFASICEEHNITFIGPRPECITKMGDKATARATAIANNVPLTNGTGIVRSIEEAKKEVNERITYPVMIKATAGGGGKGMRIARNDEELETNIVAAQTEAGAAFGNPDVYIEKFVENPRHIEIQILGDKHGNVIYLGERDCSIQRRHQKLIEEAPSFSLPYHVRKAMGEAAVTLAKAINYDSAGTLEFLVDKDNKFYFMEMNTRIQVEHTVTEMVTGLDIIKLQIQIAYGAKLNITQDDIQLFGHAIECRINAEDPANNFLPSPGVLTKYIVPGGNGIRVDSHSYQGYEISPYYDSMIGKLIAFGINREEAIAKMKRALQEYIIEGIDTTIPFHLEVLNNELYLAGKTSTNFIEENFSKK; encoded by the coding sequence ATGTTTAAAAAAATACTTATTGCCAATAGAGGAGAGATAGCTGTAAGAATAATAAGAGCAGCTAGAGAATTAGGGATAAAAACAGTTGCTGTATATTCAGAAGCTGATAAAGAAAGTTTACATGTAAGATTAGCAGATGAAGCTGTTTGTATAGGAGGGGTTTCTAGTACTGAATCATACTTAAAAGTTCCAAATATAATAGCTGCAGCTGAAATAACAGGAGCAGATGCTATTCACCCAGGATATGGTTTTTTATCTGAAAACGCAAAATTTGCTTCTATTTGTGAGGAACATAATATAACATTCATAGGACCTAGACCAGAGTGTATAACTAAGATGGGAGATAAAGCAACAGCTAGAGCTACAGCAATTGCAAATAATGTCCCACTAACAAATGGAACAGGAATTGTAAGAAGTATAGAGGAAGCTAAAAAAGAGGTAAATGAGAGAATCACTTATCCAGTTATGATAAAAGCCACAGCTGGTGGTGGTGGTAAAGGAATGAGAATTGCCAGAAATGATGAGGAGTTAGAAACTAATATAGTAGCAGCTCAAACAGAGGCTGGAGCAGCTTTTGGAAATCCAGATGTATACATAGAAAAATTTGTAGAAAATCCTAGACATATAGAGATTCAAATTTTAGGGGATAAACATGGAAATGTTATCTATTTAGGAGAAAGAGACTGTTCTATTCAAAGAAGACATCAAAAATTAATAGAGGAAGCTCCATCATTTTCATTACCATACCATGTGAGAAAAGCTATGGGAGAAGCTGCTGTAACATTAGCTAAAGCTATAAACTATGACTCAGCAGGAACATTAGAATTTTTAGTAGATAAAGATAATAAATTCTATTTTATGGAAATGAATACAAGAATTCAAGTTGAACATACAGTAACTGAAATGGTAACAGGACTTGATATTATTAAATTACAAATTCAAATAGCTTACGGAGCTAAATTAAATATTACACAAGATGATATTCAATTATTTGGACATGCAATTGAGTGTAGAATTAATGCTGAAGATCCAGCAAATAACTTCTTACCATCTCCAGGAGTTTTAACAAAATATATAGTTCCAGGAGGAAATGGAATAAGAGTTGACTCACATTCATATCAAGGATATGAAATCAGTCCTTATTATGACTCAATGATAGGAAAGTTAATTGCATTTGGAATAAATAGAGAAGAAGCTATTGCAAAAATGAAGAGAGCTTTACAAGAGTATATTATTGAAGGAATAGATACTACTATACCTTTCCACTTAGAAGTTCTTAATAATGAACTTTATTTAGCTGGAAAAACTTCAACAAACTTTATTGAAGAAAATTTTTCTAAAAAATAA
- a CDS encoding Asp23/Gls24 family envelope stress response protein: MSELGNIRISDDVVKTIAAKAASDVEGVYKLAGGVADEVSKILGKKRPTNGVKVEVGEKECSIEIFIVVEYGYLISDVAHDVQKAVLQAVSELSGLKVVEVNVYVQDVKIRTEEVSEDEEEDLEA; the protein is encoded by the coding sequence ATGAGTGAATTAGGAAATATTAGAATATCTGATGATGTAGTAAAAACAATAGCAGCTAAGGCGGCTTCTGATGTAGAGGGAGTGTATAAATTAGCTGGTGGAGTAGCTGACGAAGTTAGCAAAATTTTAGGAAAGAAAAGACCTACAAATGGGGTTAAGGTTGAAGTTGGAGAAAAAGAGTGTAGCATAGAAATATTCATCGTTGTTGAATATGGATACCTTATTTCTGATGTTGCTCATGATGTACAAAAGGCAGTTTTACAAGCTGTATCAGAACTAAGTGGACTTAAAGTAGTTGAAGTAAACGTATATGTTCAAGATGTAAAAATTAGAACAGAAGAAGTTTCTGAAGACGAAGAAGAAGATTTAGAAGCATAA
- the amaP gene encoding alkaline shock response membrane anchor protein AmaP, producing the protein MIKKIIFFFAWLGIFLLSITGIVYVAVPTYLVQFNTYIGTLSYDIVVLTISIVYFIISILKFLSLFERTKDYEIKTEDGIVYISSASVTSFIRELLSKDKEISNIRVETSKKGRKFNIRVRLDMLSNGNISGKSSSIQNEIKSKLADKMGLEVGAIEVKISKLAVKDSESQED; encoded by the coding sequence ATGATTAAAAAAATTATTTTCTTTTTTGCATGGTTGGGAATATTTCTATTATCAATAACAGGAATTGTATATGTAGCTGTTCCTACATACTTAGTGCAATTTAATACATATATAGGAACATTAAGTTATGATATAGTAGTCTTAACAATTTCAATAGTATATTTCATAATTTCAATTTTAAAATTTTTATCATTATTTGAAAGAACAAAAGATTATGAAATAAAGACAGAAGATGGAATAGTTTATATATCTTCAGCTTCTGTTACAAGTTTTATAAGAGAACTTTTATCAAAAGATAAAGAGATATCAAATATTAGAGTAGAAACATCTAAAAAAGGAAGAAAATTTAATATAAGAGTAAGACTAGATATGCTTTCTAATGGAAATATATCTGGAAAATCATCTTCAATCCAAAATGAAATAAAAAGTAAACTAGCAGATAAAATGGGCTTAGAAGTTGGAGCTATTGAAGTAAAAATTTCAAAATTAGCTGTAAAAGATAGTGAGAGTCAAGAGGATTAG
- a CDS encoding DUF2273 domain-containing protein: MLEEILENLIYNRKRYLYALIGFILSLLLVTVGILSTIFIIVVTFVGYCLGSPIFVKKIKKIKNILTEKLNED, from the coding sequence ATGTTAGAAGAAATTTTAGAGAATTTAATTTATAATAGAAAAAGATATCTATATGCTTTAATTGGTTTTATATTATCTCTTCTTTTAGTGACAGTAGGTATATTATCAACAATTTTTATTATAGTTGTTACTTTTGTAGGATATTGTTTAGGAAGTCCTATATTTGTTAAAAAAATTAAAAAAATAAAAAATATATTAACAGAAAAATTAAATGAAGATTAA
- the nusB gene encoding transcription antitermination factor NusB — translation MSRRVAREELFKLVFESELKEENTKEVLENYLKRDEVLTNENELTFIKKYMNGITENNEKIMETINNNIVGWSFERIGNVEKALLRCAVYELLCETTPYEIVVNEVVELAKIYGDEKTAEFVNGVLAKIINK, via the coding sequence ATGAGTAGAAGAGTAGCAAGAGAAGAACTATTTAAATTAGTTTTTGAAAGTGAGTTAAAAGAGGAAAATACAAAAGAGGTATTAGAAAACTATCTTAAAAGAGATGAAGTTTTAACAAATGAAAATGAGTTAACATTTATAAAAAAATATATGAATGGAATAACTGAAAATAATGAAAAAATTATGGAAACAATTAATAATAATATTGTTGGATGGAGCTTTGAAAGAATTGGAAATGTAGAAAAAGCTCTACTTAGATGTGCTGTATATGAGTTATTATGTGAAACTACTCCTTATGAAATAGTTGTAAACGAAGTGGTAGAACTTGCTAAAATATATGGAGATGAAAAAACTGCTGAATTTGTAAATGGTGTATTAGCTAAGATAATAAATAAATAA
- a CDS encoding beta-eliminating lyase-related protein, whose translation MISFKNDYSEGALPFVMEALLKTNLEQTIGYGEDEYTEKGIEAIKKSIECDDCYVRLLVGGTQTNLLTISHILRPYEAVIAADTGHISVHEAGAIEATGHKVLALLTDGQGKINVEMIKKCYELHKDDFHMVKPKMVYISNPTELGTLYTKEELVSISNYCREVGMYLYLDGARLASALASEKNDIALSDYPKYCDAFYIGGTKCGLLFGEALVITNKKLSEGFFCSTKQKGATLAKGRLLGIQFFELFQGDRYYQAGKHANEMADMLKKGVLEAGYKLKADSYTNQQFFIFPNDKLEKLGQKYRYEFWEKIDENNSAIRFVTSWATKEEDVKSFVEDLKKL comes from the coding sequence ATGATAAGTTTTAAAAATGACTATAGTGAAGGGGCATTACCATTTGTAATGGAAGCACTTTTAAAAACAAATTTAGAACAAACTATAGGTTATGGAGAAGATGAATATACTGAAAAAGGGATAGAAGCTATTAAAAAAAGTATAGAGTGTGATGATTGTTATGTACGTTTATTAGTAGGAGGAACTCAAACTAATCTACTTACAATATCTCATATATTAAGACCTTATGAAGCTGTAATAGCTGCAGATACAGGACATATAAGTGTACATGAAGCTGGGGCAATAGAAGCAACAGGACATAAAGTATTAGCACTATTAACAGATGGACAAGGAAAAATTAATGTTGAAATGATAAAAAAATGTTATGAACTTCATAAAGATGATTTTCATATGGTAAAACCTAAAATGGTATATATATCTAATCCAACTGAATTAGGAACTCTATATACAAAAGAAGAGTTAGTAAGTATTTCTAATTATTGTAGAGAAGTAGGAATGTATCTATATCTTGATGGAGCAAGACTTGCTTCTGCCTTAGCTTCAGAAAAAAATGATATAGCTTTAAGTGACTATCCAAAATATTGTGATGCTTTCTATATTGGAGGAACTAAATGTGGACTTCTTTTTGGAGAAGCTTTAGTTATAACTAATAAAAAACTATCAGAAGGATTTTTCTGTAGTACAAAACAAAAAGGGGCAACTTTAGCTAAAGGAAGATTATTAGGAATACAATTTTTCGAGTTATTCCAAGGAGATAGATATTATCAAGCTGGAAAACATGCCAATGAGATGGCAGATATGTTAAAAAAAGGTGTATTAGAAGCTGGATATAAGTTAAAAGCTGATTCTTACACAAATCAACAATTTTTTATTTTCCCAAATGATAAATTAGAAAAATTAGGTCAAAAATATAGATATGAATTTTGGGAAAAGATTGATGAGAATAATTCCGCTATTAGATTTGTAACTTCTTGGGCAACAAAAGAGGAAGATGTAAAAAGCTTTGTAGAGGATTTAAAAAAACTATAA
- a CDS encoding heavy-metal-associated domain-containing protein yields MKKVIKIDGMGCQHCVKNVANALENVSGVKVLEVKIGEATVEIAEDFDMSIIVEALDDAGYEVV; encoded by the coding sequence ATGAAAAAGGTTATAAAAATAGACGGAATGGGTTGTCAACACTGTGTAAAAAATGTAGCTAATGCTTTGGAGAATGTATCTGGAGTAAAAGTATTAGAGGTAAAAATAGGAGAGGCTACTGTAGAAATAGCTGAAGATTTTGATATGAGTATAATAGTTGAAGCTTTAGATGATGCAGGTTATGAGGTAGTTTAA
- a CDS encoding heavy metal translocating P-type ATPase, giving the protein MTKKNYQLGGVTCQVCVNKIEKKVSKLEGVKEANVNFSNERFTVNYDETLVNSEKIIEIVKKLGYEIEEINDFKEIELDISGITCQVCVNKIEKKVSKLEGVKSAVVNLANSRGKIIYDSEKIKLSEILEVIKKLGYEAKKHEEIEEDQKALELEKHLKKEFLEFKLAMFFSALVFYISMGTMVGLPVPNFISPELNPLNFALVQLILAIPVIYIGRRFYKVGIKQLLMRSPSMDSLIATGTGSAIIYSLYGTYKIYQGDFHYAHALYYESGVVILALILLGKYLEGVSKGKTSEAIKKLMNLKSKKATLIRDGKFISVDIEEVEVGEVVLVKPGESIPVDGVVMEGQSSVDESMLTGESIPIEKNIGDKVFGASLNKNGSLQVKVEAVGKDTVISKIIKLVEDAQGSKAPIAKIADKVSSYFVPTVMLIATISGIVWYLLGKNEIVKIHETPSIFALTIFVAVMVIACPCSLGLATPTAIMVGTGRGAELGILIKSGEALEKAHKINTIVFDKTGTITEGKPKVTDIIIFNNMEENEILKIAGALEVHSEHPLGEAIVEAGKERELVFPTVKDFKSITGKGVIGVIDDKKIYIGNIKLMKEFGVEVKEETVLNDLATQGKTPMYLAMDNKLAGVIAVADILKPEAIDTIKELQKRGYYIGMITGDNKITAQAIGKQVGIDIIFSEVTPEEKYLKVKELQEEGKNVAMVGDGINDSPALVQADIGIAIGGGTDIAMESADIVLMKRDLKDVLTAMELSHAVIKNIKENLFWAFIYNTIGIPVAAGVLYPLTGHLLNPMIAGAAMAMSSVSVVTNALRLRKFKK; this is encoded by the coding sequence ATGACTAAGAAAAATTATCAACTTGGTGGAGTAACTTGCCAAGTTTGTGTAAATAAGATAGAGAAAAAAGTTTCAAAATTAGAAGGAGTAAAAGAGGCTAATGTTAATTTTTCTAATGAAAGATTTACAGTAAATTATGATGAAACTTTAGTAAATAGTGAAAAGATAATAGAAATAGTAAAAAAACTTGGATATGAAATAGAAGAGATAAATGATTTTAAGGAGATAGAATTAGATATTTCAGGAATAACTTGCCAAGTTTGTGTAAATAAGATAGAAAAAAAAGTTTCAAAGTTAGAAGGAGTAAAATCAGCAGTTGTAAATTTGGCAAATAGCAGAGGAAAAATAATATATGACTCAGAAAAAATAAAACTTTCTGAAATTTTGGAAGTTATAAAAAAATTGGGATATGAGGCTAAAAAACATGAGGAGATTGAAGAGGATCAAAAAGCTTTAGAGTTAGAAAAACATCTAAAAAAAGAGTTTTTAGAGTTTAAACTAGCTATGTTTTTTTCAGCTCTTGTTTTTTATATTTCAATGGGAACAATGGTGGGATTACCTGTTCCAAATTTTATTTCTCCAGAATTAAATCCTTTAAATTTTGCCTTAGTTCAACTTATATTGGCTATTCCTGTAATATATATAGGAAGAAGATTTTATAAGGTAGGAATAAAACAACTGTTAATGAGAAGTCCAAGTATGGATTCTCTTATAGCAACAGGAACAGGGTCAGCTATAATTTACAGTTTATATGGAACTTATAAAATATATCAAGGGGATTTCCACTATGCTCATGCTCTATATTATGAGTCTGGAGTTGTAATTTTAGCTCTTATCTTATTAGGAAAATATTTAGAAGGCGTAAGTAAAGGAAAAACTTCAGAAGCTATAAAGAAATTAATGAATTTAAAGAGTAAAAAAGCAACTTTAATAAGAGATGGAAAATTTATCTCTGTTGATATAGAGGAAGTAGAGGTTGGAGAAGTAGTTTTGGTAAAACCTGGAGAGAGTATTCCAGTAGATGGTGTAGTTATGGAGGGACAAAGTAGTGTAGATGAATCAATGCTAACTGGAGAGAGTATTCCTATTGAAAAGAATATTGGAGATAAGGTTTTTGGAGCAAGTTTAAATAAAAATGGAAGTTTACAAGTTAAAGTTGAAGCAGTAGGAAAAGATACTGTTATTTCCAAAATAATAAAACTTGTTGAAGATGCCCAAGGAAGTAAGGCTCCAATTGCTAAAATAGCAGATAAAGTTTCAAGTTATTTTGTTCCAACTGTTATGTTAATAGCAACTATTTCAGGAATAGTTTGGTATCTATTAGGAAAAAATGAAATTGTAAAGATACATGAAACTCCATCTATTTTTGCTCTTACTATTTTTGTAGCTGTGATGGTTATTGCCTGTCCTTGCTCTTTAGGACTTGCTACTCCAACAGCAATAATGGTAGGAACAGGAAGAGGAGCAGAGTTAGGAATATTAATTAAATCAGGAGAGGCTTTAGAAAAGGCTCATAAAATAAATACAATTGTTTTTGATAAGACAGGAACAATAACAGAAGGAAAGCCTAAAGTTACAGATATAATTATTTTTAATAATATGGAAGAAAATGAGATATTAAAAATTGCTGGAGCTTTAGAAGTACATTCAGAACATCCTTTAGGAGAGGCTATTGTAGAAGCTGGAAAAGAGAGAGAATTGGTATTTCCAACAGTTAAAGATTTTAAATCTATAACAGGAAAAGGAGTAATTGGAGTTATAGATGATAAAAAAATTTACATAGGTAATATAAAACTTATGAAAGAGTTTGGTGTTGAGGTAAAAGAGGAAACAGTTTTAAATGATTTAGCAACTCAAGGAAAGACACCAATGTATTTAGCTATGGATAATAAACTTGCTGGAGTAATAGCAGTAGCAGATATTTTAAAACCTGAAGCAATAGATACAATAAAAGAGTTACAAAAAAGAGGTTATTATATTGGAATGATAACAGGAGATAATAAAATAACTGCTCAAGCTATTGGAAAACAAGTTGGAATAGATATAATTTTTTCTGAAGTTACCCCAGAAGAAAAATACTTAAAAGTAAAAGAGTTACAAGAAGAGGGTAAAAATGTAGCTATGGTTGGAGATGGAATAAATGATTCTCCTGCTCTTGTTCAAGCTGATATAGGAATAGCTATTGGTGGTGGAACAGATATAGCTATGGAAAGTGCTGATATTGTTTTAATGAAAAGAGACTTAAAAGATGTTTTAACAGCTATGGAATTAAGCCATGCAGTTATAAAAAATATAAAAGAAAATCTTTTCTGGGCATTTATATATAACACTATTGGTATTCCTGTTGCAGCTGGAGTTTTATATCCTTTAACAGGACATCTATTGAATCCTATGATTGCTGGAGCAGCTATGGCAATGAGTTCTGTATCAGTTGTAACAAACGCTTTAAGACTTAGAAAATTTAAAAAATAA